One Nostocoides sp. HKS02 genomic window carries:
- a CDS encoding Rho termination factor has protein sequence MPRKDPGPSVKDKDLYEALREDGASKEKAARVANAAAATSRSEVGRRGGESGDYDDWTKGELMKRAAELDIEGRSSMDKDELINALRHH, from the coding sequence ATGCCGCGCAAGGACCCCGGACCGAGCGTCAAGGACAAGGACCTGTACGAGGCTCTGCGCGAGGACGGCGCCAGCAAGGAGAAGGCCGCACGAGTGGCCAATGCTGCCGCCGCGACCTCACGCAGCGAGGTCGGCCGCCGCGGTGGCGAGTCCGGCGACTACGACGACTGGACCAAGGGCGAGCTCATGAAGCGTGCGGCTGAGCTCGACATCGAGGGACGCTCCTCGATGGACAAGGACGAGCTCATCAACGCCCTGCGGCACCACTGA
- a CDS encoding DUF1989 domain-containing protein, with the protein MKRLAPQTGVGLSLRAGDQLLVVDPTGGQVSDLFCVNAEDDGEWLSSGRTIDYAETIYFTTGHQLFSNRSRPMLTIIEDTCGRHDFLLTPCSQQTFDLLYPELEGADHPSCHENLAKALAPFGVEPDRIGTTLNIFMNVWTDPDGTLHIDPPTSVAGSRFVVRAEMDLHLGLTACSAEKSNGGVCKPIDYAVSDAAV; encoded by the coding sequence ATGAAGCGCCTCGCCCCGCAGACCGGCGTCGGTCTGAGCCTGCGCGCCGGCGACCAGCTGCTCGTGGTGGACCCCACGGGTGGACAGGTCAGCGACCTGTTCTGCGTCAACGCCGAGGACGACGGCGAGTGGCTGTCGAGCGGGCGGACCATCGACTATGCCGAGACGATCTACTTCACGACCGGCCACCAGCTCTTCAGCAACCGCAGCCGGCCGATGCTCACGATCATCGAGGACACCTGCGGGCGGCACGACTTCCTGCTCACCCCGTGCAGCCAGCAGACCTTTGACCTGCTCTACCCCGAGCTCGAGGGGGCGGACCACCCCAGCTGCCACGAGAACCTGGCCAAGGCCCTGGCCCCCTTCGGCGTGGAGCCGGACCGGATCGGCACCACGCTCAACATCTTCATGAACGTGTGGACCGACCCGGACGGCACCCTGCACATCGACCCACCCACGTCGGTCGCCGGTTCCAGGTTCGTGGTCAGGGCGGAGATGGACCTCCACCTGGGGCTCACGGCCTGCTCGGCCGAGAAGTCGAACGGCGGGGTGTGCAAGCCGATCGACTATGCCGTGTCGGACGCAGCCGTCTGA
- a CDS encoding HAD family hydrolase, producing the protein MPASEAALPYAGVVFDVDGTLVDTNYIHALCWWQAFSQFGHVVPMARLHRAIGMGAEHLVPHVLGRDHPPKETGDLAAAHGILFATWWELVQPLPGAENLLRWCWTQQLTTAIASSSHSRELDAMLDVLGRPDLDVIVSGDDVDEAKPSPDVLTAALERADLEPQDAVLVGDSVWDVRAAAAAGLPCIGLTCGGTSAAELLAAGAIETFADPEALLDHWRAGARASREG; encoded by the coding sequence ATGCCTGCATCAGAGGCGGCGCTGCCGTATGCCGGCGTGGTGTTCGACGTCGACGGGACCCTGGTCGACACGAACTACATCCACGCACTGTGCTGGTGGCAGGCCTTTTCGCAGTTCGGGCACGTCGTCCCGATGGCGCGGCTGCACCGGGCGATCGGGATGGGGGCGGAGCACCTCGTGCCCCACGTGCTGGGGCGCGACCACCCGCCGAAGGAGACGGGCGACCTCGCGGCTGCCCACGGCATCCTGTTCGCCACCTGGTGGGAGCTGGTCCAGCCGCTGCCCGGCGCGGAGAACCTCCTACGGTGGTGCTGGACGCAGCAGCTCACCACGGCGATCGCGAGCTCCTCCCACTCGCGCGAGCTCGACGCCATGCTGGACGTCTTGGGGCGGCCCGACCTCGACGTCATCGTCTCGGGTGACGACGTCGACGAGGCGAAGCCGAGCCCTGACGTGCTCACGGCGGCACTCGAGCGCGCCGACCTCGAGCCCCAGGACGCGGTCCTCGTGGGGGACTCGGTGTGGGACGTCCGGGCCGCCGCAGCAGCGGGCCTGCCGTGCATCGGACTGACCTGCGGTGGCACGAGTGCCGCCGAGCTGCTGGCTGCGGGCGCGATCGAGACGTTCGCGGACCCGGAGGCGCTGCTCGACCACTGGCGCGCGGGCGCCCGGGCGAGCAGAGAAGGCTGA
- a CDS encoding glycoside hydrolase family 13 protein, whose translation MPRDPSPESPPQEAWWRSAVMYQVYPRSFADGNGDGEGDLPGLRARLPYLAELGVDGIWISPWYPSPMADGGYDVSDFRDIHPMFGTLEDADAVVRDAHTLGLRVITDLVPNHTSDQHPWFQAALAAGPGSPERARYFFRDGQGESGERPPNNWISAFGGPAWTRITEPDGSPGQWYLHSFAPEQPDLDWSNHEVLSDFDDVLRFWFDRGIDGLRIDAAPAMGKKAGLPDADYGGVLQFRTVDWVDNPHWDVDTVHDVFRRWRALADSYGGDRVFVAEAVVNGAERLSRYLRPDEMHTAFNFPYMKSAWDADDLRAVIDATLEFFAPLGTASTWVLTSHDEIRPVTRYGRATTSSAFITDGEGEVSDLVLGTRRARAAALLMLALPGGAYIYQGEELGLPQVDDLPDEVLQDPMFARSGGQMRGRDGCRVPMPWSGAEPPFGFSPPGVQPWLPQPAAWSALTAEVEQDDPASMLSLYREALRLRREASGLHLTGLEWRAAPAGVLDFDRSSVLRCVVNLSRDAVPLTGRVLLSSMPLDGGALPPDTAVWLSRD comes from the coding sequence ATGCCCCGCGATCCCAGCCCGGAAAGCCCTCCGCAGGAGGCGTGGTGGCGCAGCGCGGTGATGTACCAGGTCTATCCCCGCAGCTTCGCCGACGGGAACGGCGACGGCGAGGGTGACCTGCCCGGGCTCCGGGCCCGGTTGCCGTACCTCGCCGAGCTCGGCGTCGACGGGATCTGGATCTCGCCCTGGTACCCCTCGCCGATGGCCGATGGTGGCTACGACGTGAGCGACTTCCGCGACATCCACCCGATGTTCGGGACCCTCGAGGATGCCGACGCCGTCGTCAGGGACGCCCACACCCTCGGCCTGCGCGTCATCACCGACCTCGTGCCGAACCACACCTCCGACCAGCATCCGTGGTTCCAGGCGGCGCTCGCGGCCGGCCCGGGTTCGCCCGAGCGAGCCCGGTACTTCTTCCGGGATGGCCAGGGAGAGTCGGGGGAGCGCCCGCCCAACAACTGGATCAGCGCGTTCGGTGGTCCCGCGTGGACGCGCATCACCGAGCCCGATGGGTCGCCGGGTCAGTGGTACCTCCACTCGTTCGCCCCCGAGCAGCCCGATCTCGACTGGAGCAACCACGAGGTCCTCAGCGACTTCGACGACGTCCTGCGGTTCTGGTTCGACCGCGGCATCGACGGGTTGCGCATCGACGCGGCGCCGGCGATGGGCAAGAAGGCGGGGCTGCCCGACGCCGACTACGGGGGTGTCCTGCAGTTCCGGACCGTGGACTGGGTCGACAACCCGCACTGGGACGTCGACACCGTGCATGACGTCTTCCGTCGGTGGCGGGCGCTCGCCGACAGCTATGGCGGCGACCGGGTCTTCGTCGCCGAGGCCGTGGTCAATGGTGCGGAGCGCCTCAGCCGCTACCTGCGACCCGACGAGATGCACACGGCATTCAACTTCCCGTACATGAAGTCGGCCTGGGATGCCGACGACCTACGGGCGGTCATCGACGCGACCCTCGAGTTCTTCGCACCGCTCGGGACCGCCTCCACCTGGGTGCTGACCAGCCACGACGAGATCCGTCCCGTCACGCGCTACGGCCGCGCCACGACCAGCTCGGCGTTCATCACCGACGGCGAGGGCGAGGTCTCGGACCTGGTCCTTGGGACCCGCCGGGCCCGGGCGGCCGCGCTGTTGATGCTCGCCCTGCCGGGGGGTGCCTACATCTACCAGGGTGAGGAGCTGGGGCTGCCCCAGGTCGACGACCTGCCCGACGAGGTGCTGCAGGACCCGATGTTCGCGCGCAGCGGCGGCCAGATGCGAGGGCGGGACGGGTGTCGCGTGCCGATGCCGTGGAGCGGCGCCGAGCCGCCGTTCGGCTTCTCGCCCCCCGGCGTGCAGCCGTGGCTGCCCCAGCCTGCCGCGTGGAGCGCCCTCACCGCCGAGGTCGAGCAGGACGACCCCGCGTCGATGCTCTCCCTGTACCGCGAGGCACTGCGTCTGCGGCGGGAGGCGTCCGGACTACACCTGACCGGGCTCGAGTGGCGTGCGGCTCCCGCGGGCGTCCTCGACTTCGACCGCAGCTCCGTGCTGCGCTGCGTGGTCAACCTCTCGCGCGATGCCGTTCCCCTCACCGGCAGGGTGCTCCTGTCGAGCATGCCGCTGGACGGTGGGGCGCTGCCCCCGGATACCGCGGTCTGGCTCTCCAGGGACTAG
- a CDS encoding bifunctional salicylyl-CoA 5-hydroxylase/oxidoreductase — protein MKIAVIGGGPGGLYFAALMKQLDRGHEVTVWERNAADDTFGFGVVFSDETLGGIGNADQRIAEQMAERFARWTDIDIHVRGERHTVGGQGFAAMSRKDLLSLLQARCVELGVDVRFSTLAPPVEELRATHDLVLAADGVNSQVRERYADVFRPSLDRRHNKFMWLGTDLVFEAFQFYVKATPWGTMQIHGYPYSDQGSTFIVEMHEEVWRRAGFDATEDVQFPPGASDEQAIARIADIFADELGGHQVLSNNSKWLSFTTVRNERWHDGNVVLLGDAAHTAHFSIGSGTKLAMEDALALAACLHEHEALDAALTAYETERRPVVESTQRAAQASLEWFENIGLYADQEPTQFCFNLLTRSRRITYDNLRTRDEEFAGRVDEAFAAAHGIDEVAPAMFQPFRIGDLELKNRVVVSAMDMYSAVDGVPGDFHLVHLGSKALGGAGLVMTEMVCVSAEGRITPGCTGLWTDEQRDSWGRVVDFVHASSTARIGLQLGHSGRKGSTKLMWEGMDEPLESGNWEVTAPSALPYGPGCHLPRELTRADLDAVRDEFVAATRRGAEAGFDLLELHCAHGYLLSSFLSPISNQRTDEYGGSLENRLRFPLEVFDAVRAEWPAERPLMVRISATDWAPDGNDEHDSVELARAFVAHGADGIDVSSGQVTKDERPAFGRSYQTPFADRIRHEVAAEAGVAVMAVGAISSYDDVNSILLAGRADLCALGRTHLYDPQWTLHAAAEQEFQGAAAQWPLPFAAGRRKPPSARTDAIRPRLSLVREAAPDELPTHLRWTPGDLAGRGSGTPAMASVAPVEVSGGLSG, from the coding sequence GTGAAGATCGCCGTGATCGGTGGCGGCCCCGGTGGCCTCTACTTCGCCGCCCTGATGAAGCAGCTCGACCGGGGCCACGAGGTGACCGTCTGGGAGCGCAATGCCGCCGACGACACCTTCGGGTTCGGCGTGGTGTTCTCCGACGAGACCCTGGGCGGCATCGGCAACGCCGACCAGCGGATCGCCGAGCAGATGGCCGAGCGGTTCGCCCGCTGGACCGACATCGACATCCACGTCCGCGGCGAGCGGCACACCGTCGGCGGCCAGGGCTTCGCCGCGATGAGCCGCAAGGACCTGCTCTCGCTGCTCCAGGCGCGCTGCGTCGAGCTCGGGGTCGACGTGCGCTTCTCGACCCTGGCTCCCCCGGTCGAGGAGCTGCGCGCGACACACGACCTCGTGCTCGCGGCCGACGGGGTGAACTCGCAGGTCCGCGAGCGGTATGCCGACGTGTTCCGACCCAGCCTCGACCGCCGGCACAACAAGTTCATGTGGCTTGGCACCGACCTCGTCTTCGAGGCCTTCCAGTTCTACGTCAAGGCCACGCCCTGGGGCACCATGCAGATCCACGGGTACCCGTACTCGGACCAGGGATCCACGTTCATCGTCGAGATGCACGAGGAGGTCTGGCGCCGGGCCGGCTTCGACGCGACCGAGGACGTGCAGTTCCCCCCGGGTGCGTCCGATGAGCAGGCCATCGCGCGCATCGCCGACATCTTCGCCGACGAGCTGGGCGGCCACCAGGTCCTCTCCAACAACTCCAAGTGGCTGAGCTTCACCACGGTGCGCAACGAGCGCTGGCACGACGGCAACGTGGTCCTGCTCGGCGATGCGGCGCACACCGCCCACTTCTCGATCGGCTCGGGCACCAAGCTCGCGATGGAGGATGCGCTCGCCCTCGCCGCCTGCCTGCACGAGCACGAGGCGCTGGACGCTGCGCTCACGGCATACGAGACCGAACGCCGCCCCGTGGTCGAGTCGACCCAGCGGGCGGCCCAGGCCTCGCTGGAGTGGTTCGAGAACATCGGGCTCTACGCCGACCAGGAGCCGACGCAGTTCTGCTTCAACCTGCTGACCCGGTCGCGGCGCATCACCTACGACAACCTGCGCACCCGGGACGAGGAGTTTGCAGGTCGCGTCGACGAGGCGTTCGCGGCGGCGCACGGCATCGACGAGGTCGCCCCCGCCATGTTCCAGCCGTTCCGCATCGGCGATCTCGAGCTCAAGAACCGCGTCGTGGTGTCGGCCATGGACATGTACTCGGCCGTGGACGGCGTGCCCGGCGACTTCCACCTCGTGCACCTGGGGTCCAAGGCGCTCGGCGGCGCGGGACTGGTCATGACCGAGATGGTCTGCGTGTCGGCCGAGGGACGGATCACCCCCGGGTGCACGGGCCTGTGGACCGACGAGCAGCGCGACTCGTGGGGTCGGGTGGTCGACTTCGTGCACGCCAGCTCGACCGCGCGCATCGGCCTGCAGCTGGGGCACTCGGGACGCAAGGGATCGACCAAGCTCATGTGGGAGGGCATGGACGAGCCGCTGGAGTCCGGCAACTGGGAGGTCACGGCGCCCTCGGCCCTGCCGTACGGCCCGGGCTGCCACCTGCCGCGCGAGCTGACCCGCGCCGACCTCGACGCCGTGCGCGACGAGTTCGTGGCGGCGACGCGCCGTGGGGCAGAGGCGGGTTTCGACCTGCTCGAGCTGCACTGCGCCCACGGCTACCTGCTGTCCTCGTTCCTCTCCCCCATCTCCAACCAGCGCACCGACGAGTACGGCGGGTCGCTGGAGAACCGGCTGCGCTTCCCGCTCGAGGTCTTCGACGCGGTCCGCGCGGAGTGGCCGGCCGAACGCCCGCTCATGGTGCGCATCTCGGCCACCGACTGGGCACCGGACGGCAACGACGAGCACGACTCGGTCGAGCTGGCCCGGGCGTTCGTGGCCCATGGCGCCGACGGGATCGACGTCTCGTCGGGCCAGGTCACCAAGGACGAGCGACCGGCGTTCGGGCGGTCCTACCAGACGCCCTTCGCCGACCGCATCCGCCACGAGGTCGCCGCAGAGGCAGGCGTCGCCGTGATGGCGGTGGGGGCGATCTCGTCCTACGACGACGTGAACTCGATCCTGCTGGCCGGCCGGGCCGACCTGTGCGCCCTGGGCCGCACCCACCTCTACGACCCGCAGTGGACCCTCCATGCTGCCGCCGAGCAGGAGTTCCAGGGAGCGGCGGCGCAATGGCCGTTGCCCTTCGCCGCGGGGCGCCGCAAGCCCCCGTCGGCGCGGACCGACGCCATACGCCCTCGCCTGTCGCTCGTGCGAGAGGCTGCCCCCGACGAGCTGCCCACCCACCTTCGCTGGACACCCGGCGACCTGGCGGGTCGCGGGTCTGGCACCCCGGCGATGGCGTCCGTCGCGCCCGTGGAGGTTTCCGGAGGGCTGAGCGGGTAA
- a CDS encoding ABC transporter permease translates to MSAVEVARPGGTRPADVGRPGVGARLSTRLLRSELRIIAGRRRNQAGLAVLAAVPVVMAIAVKVSKPGGGGDGPDFFASITSNGLFVPLAALGVEIGMFLPLAMAMLAGDAIAGEANIGTLRYLLTVPVHRTRLLVVKYVSLCIGAVWGICAVALPGALVGIALFGTGELTTLSGSQIPFGAAVWRLVLVMLYLSAGLAALAAVGLFISTLTEQPIAAAIALMIFTIVSWIMDSVPQLAWLHPWLVVHQWLAFGDLLRDPIASTNVVSGLLVDAAYAAVFWSLAWARFAGKDITS, encoded by the coding sequence ATGTCAGCGGTTGAGGTGGCTCGCCCGGGCGGGACGCGTCCGGCGGACGTGGGCCGCCCCGGCGTCGGGGCACGGTTGTCGACCCGGCTCCTGCGCTCGGAGCTGCGGATCATCGCCGGGCGACGGCGCAACCAAGCGGGTCTGGCCGTCCTCGCGGCGGTCCCGGTGGTCATGGCCATCGCCGTCAAGGTCTCCAAGCCCGGCGGTGGCGGCGACGGACCCGACTTCTTCGCCTCGATCACGTCCAACGGGCTCTTCGTCCCGCTGGCGGCGCTCGGCGTCGAGATCGGGATGTTCCTGCCGTTGGCGATGGCCATGCTCGCGGGCGATGCCATTGCCGGCGAGGCCAACATCGGCACGCTGCGCTACCTGCTCACCGTGCCGGTCCACCGGACCCGGCTGCTCGTGGTGAAGTACGTGTCGCTGTGCATCGGCGCCGTGTGGGGGATCTGTGCTGTCGCGCTGCCCGGCGCGCTCGTCGGCATCGCCCTGTTCGGCACCGGTGAGCTCACGACGCTGTCCGGCTCGCAGATCCCCTTTGGGGCAGCGGTCTGGCGGCTCGTGCTGGTGATGCTCTACCTCAGCGCCGGGCTGGCGGCCCTGGCGGCGGTGGGGCTGTTCATCTCGACGCTGACCGAGCAGCCCATCGCGGCGGCGATCGCCCTGATGATCTTCACCATCGTGTCCTGGATCATGGACAGCGTGCCGCAGCTGGCCTGGCTGCACCCGTGGCTCGTCGTGCACCAGTGGCTGGCGTTCGGTGACCTGCTGCGCGATCCGATCGCCAGCACCAACGTCGTCAGCGGACTGCTGGTCGATGCGGCATATGCCGCGGTGTTCTGGTCGCTGGCGTGGGCGCGGTTCGCAGGCAAGGACATCACCAGCTGA
- a CDS encoding NAD(P)/FAD-dependent oxidoreductase: MTAATVTVDAVVIGAGPNGLVAANALGDAGWDVLLLEAQAEVGGAVRSAQVTAPGFVSDLFSAFYPLAAASPVIRDLDLGAHGLAWSHAPDVLAHALDDGRAAVLRRRAEDTAAGLEEFAPGDGDAWLTMVEGWRTVRDPLLDALFTPFPPVRAASRMLRRLGTRGALDFARLGVTSARRLGQESFDGDGGPLLITGNALHSDLPPDAAGSGLMGWLLCMLGQDVGFPVPRGGAGELAGALLARARSVGVQCETGATVTSIVTAGGRAVGVRLADGRTVRARRAVLADVAAPTLYTQLLSPDQVPARLRADVERFEWDPATVKVNWALDRPVPWTAAQARGAGTVHLGVDVDGFVDFSADLATGRVPTRPFVLFGQMTTADGTRSPAGTESAWAYTHVPSSRTWDGEAVASHVRSVEAAIERVAPGFSASVLARHVQAPSDLEGADANLVSGAINAGTAALHQQLVFRPTPGLGRPETPVPGLYLAGASAHPGGGVHGACGWNAARAALGARGRTGAVRRALVRTAWSRLLPPQ; the protein is encoded by the coding sequence ATGACCGCAGCCACCGTCACCGTCGACGCCGTCGTCATCGGCGCGGGCCCCAACGGGCTCGTCGCAGCCAATGCCCTCGGCGACGCGGGCTGGGACGTCCTCCTGCTCGAGGCGCAAGCCGAGGTCGGCGGCGCGGTGCGCAGCGCGCAGGTCACCGCGCCCGGCTTCGTGTCCGACCTCTTCAGTGCGTTCTATCCGCTGGCGGCGGCCAGCCCGGTCATCCGTGACCTGGACCTCGGGGCGCACGGTCTGGCGTGGAGCCACGCGCCCGACGTCCTCGCCCATGCCCTCGACGACGGGCGCGCTGCGGTCCTGCGGCGCCGAGCCGAGGACACCGCGGCCGGCCTCGAGGAGTTCGCGCCCGGCGACGGCGACGCGTGGCTGACGATGGTCGAGGGCTGGCGGACCGTCCGGGACCCGCTGCTCGACGCGCTGTTCACGCCGTTCCCACCCGTGCGTGCGGCCAGCCGTATGCTGCGCCGCCTGGGCACCCGCGGAGCCCTGGACTTCGCGCGCCTGGGGGTGACCTCGGCGCGGCGGCTGGGTCAGGAGAGCTTCGACGGCGACGGCGGTCCGCTGCTCATCACCGGGAACGCCCTGCACAGCGACCTGCCGCCCGACGCCGCCGGCAGCGGCCTGATGGGATGGCTGCTCTGCATGCTCGGGCAGGACGTCGGCTTTCCCGTCCCACGCGGGGGAGCCGGCGAGCTGGCGGGCGCACTGCTGGCGCGGGCACGCAGCGTCGGCGTCCAGTGCGAGACCGGCGCCACGGTCACCTCGATCGTCACGGCCGGGGGGCGGGCGGTCGGGGTGCGGCTGGCCGACGGCCGCACGGTCCGGGCGAGACGCGCCGTGCTCGCCGACGTGGCGGCGCCCACGCTCTACACCCAGCTGCTGAGCCCCGACCAGGTCCCCGCGCGGCTGCGCGCGGACGTCGAGCGCTTTGAGTGGGACCCCGCGACGGTGAAGGTGAACTGGGCGCTCGACCGGCCGGTGCCGTGGACCGCTGCGCAGGCCCGGGGGGCCGGGACCGTGCACCTCGGGGTCGACGTCGACGGCTTCGTCGACTTCTCGGCCGACCTGGCGACCGGGCGCGTCCCCACCCGGCCGTTCGTCCTCTTCGGCCAGATGACCACCGCAGACGGCACCCGCTCGCCCGCTGGCACCGAGTCCGCCTGGGCGTACACCCACGTGCCGTCATCGCGCACCTGGGATGGAGAGGCCGTCGCCTCCCACGTGCGGTCTGTCGAGGCGGCGATCGAGCGCGTGGCGCCGGGCTTCTCGGCATCCGTCCTCGCTCGCCACGTCCAGGCGCCGTCCGACCTCGAGGGGGCCGATGCCAACCTCGTCAGCGGGGCGATCAACGCCGGGACGGCCGCCCTGCACCAGCAGCTGGTCTTCCGTCCCACGCCCGGGCTCGGTCGCCCGGAGACGCCGGTCCCGGGCCTCTACCTCGCTGGGGCCTCGGCGCATCCCGGCGGCGGGGTGCACGGGGCCTGTGGCTGGAATGCCGCGCGCGCCGCGCTGGGCGCCCGCGGACGCACCGGCGCGGTGCGGCGGGCCCTGGTCCGAACCGCGTGGTCGCGCCTGCTTCCCCCGCAATGA
- a CDS encoding WhiB family transcriptional regulator: MTTRLPPPLMDAYEWQSRGACRTAATGLFFDSDAKRGARRARQEEAAKQVCLGCPVLTQCRAHGLACEDYGIWGGLTAKERAVLRSGGVVSNPAHAA; the protein is encoded by the coding sequence ATGACGACCCGCCTCCCCCCGCCCCTGATGGACGCATACGAGTGGCAGAGCCGGGGCGCCTGCCGCACCGCAGCCACTGGCCTCTTCTTCGACAGCGATGCCAAGCGCGGTGCGCGCCGGGCGCGTCAGGAGGAGGCGGCCAAGCAGGTGTGCCTGGGGTGCCCCGTCCTCACCCAGTGCCGCGCCCACGGCCTGGCGTGCGAGGACTACGGGATCTGGGGCGGACTGACTGCCAAGGAGCGGGCCGTACTGCGCTCGGGCGGGGTCGTCAGCAATCCCGCGCACGCCGCGTAG
- a CDS encoding GAF and ANTAR domain-containing protein, whose protein sequence is MTGDAKADRGAANELMHVAAAFDELGALLGASESSAFDALVKVAVERVPGTESASVTTLIDGRFETVAATDDDCRRADHIQYELGSGPCVDAILDEAVYRPGNLAADDRWPEFGRRVSAEVGMASMLSYRLFLERDHVIGGLNLYSRTVDAFDDEAAMVGLLLATHGAMAVKAATSEEQAANLQRALETNRDIGTAIGILMARFRLTRQQAFTVLAVASQRANRKLADIAQEVVETGQVDLSPGRRRSLDREG, encoded by the coding sequence GTGACAGGGGACGCGAAGGCAGACCGAGGCGCGGCCAACGAGCTCATGCACGTCGCAGCGGCGTTTGACGAGCTGGGAGCCCTGTTGGGCGCCTCGGAGTCGTCAGCCTTCGACGCCCTCGTCAAGGTCGCGGTCGAGCGCGTCCCCGGGACCGAGTCCGCCAGCGTGACCACCCTGATCGACGGTCGGTTCGAGACGGTGGCCGCGACCGACGACGACTGCCGGCGCGCCGACCACATCCAGTACGAGCTGGGGTCTGGACCGTGCGTGGACGCCATCCTCGACGAGGCCGTCTACCGACCGGGCAACCTGGCGGCCGACGACCGCTGGCCCGAGTTCGGCCGTCGCGTGTCGGCCGAGGTGGGGATGGCGAGCATGCTCTCGTACCGGTTGTTCCTCGAGCGGGACCACGTCATCGGTGGGCTGAACCTCTACTCCCGCACCGTCGATGCGTTCGACGACGAGGCAGCGATGGTCGGCTTGCTGCTCGCCACCCACGGCGCCATGGCAGTCAAGGCCGCGACCAGCGAGGAGCAGGCGGCCAACCTGCAGCGTGCGCTCGAGACCAACCGCGACATCGGCACCGCGATCGGAATCCTCATGGCGCGGTTCAGACTCACCCGTCAGCAGGCGTTCACCGTGTTGGCGGTCGCGAGCCAGCGGGCGAACCGCAAGCTCGCCGACATCGCCCAGGAGGTGGTCGAAACCGGTCAGGTCGACCTGAGCCCGGGCCGCCGTCGCTCGCTGGACCGCGAGGGGTAG
- a CDS encoding hemerythrin domain-containing protein: MSTDAIVILRDDHKEVRALFREFESRSTTRARKGAIVRKVIQLLTQHTYIENEVMYPAVRALLPDLEQDVLESYEEHHVADVLVMELATMTPKDERFEAKTTVLIENVRHHMDEEESDWFPKVREGLSRSTLRELGLQLVEAKKRAPRSPAQPSALKKAIDAVVA, translated from the coding sequence ATGTCTACTGACGCGATCGTGATCCTCCGGGACGACCACAAGGAAGTGCGGGCCCTGTTCCGCGAGTTCGAGAGCCGTTCGACGACCCGGGCGCGCAAGGGCGCGATCGTGCGCAAGGTGATCCAACTGCTGACCCAGCACACCTACATCGAGAACGAGGTCATGTACCCCGCCGTCCGTGCGCTCTTGCCGGACCTCGAACAGGACGTGCTGGAGTCCTACGAGGAGCACCACGTCGCCGACGTCCTGGTCATGGAGCTCGCGACGATGACGCCGAAGGACGAACGGTTCGAGGCCAAGACCACCGTCCTCATCGAGAACGTCCGGCACCACATGGACGAGGAGGAGAGCGACTGGTTCCCGAAGGTCCGGGAGGGACTGAGCCGCTCGACCCTCCGCGAGCTCGGCCTCCAGCTGGTCGAGGCCAAGAAGCGCGCCCCACGCAGCCCGGCCCAGCCCAGCGCCCTCAAGAAAGCCATTGATGCCGTCGTCGCCTGA